The following coding sequences are from one Pseudomonas mendocina window:
- a CDS encoding TonB-dependent receptor domain-containing protein, with amino-acid sequence MLPLPFSRQPARLTLLALACLSGHSAFAEEPVQLDSLQISGVQMSEVEAAREELKRVPGATNVVDMAKVEQGRVAGVADVLAYQPGVYAQSPGNEGVKISVRGSGINRGPGSHASGTHIMLDGLPLTGPGGTPYELLEPLWISRAEVLRGANGFDRGSLALGGAIDYITHTGYTAPKLQLRYEAGSRGYQKRSIASGQVLGDFDYYLALTDSETDGYQDHSSGKGKGIAGNFGYRLNENLETRFYLRYRETEHEVPGRLKKEDIKHNPRAAAANNLRIDAYRDQPGSTWLANKTTWQIDDDSTLVAGLAYHHYPMDIVENSSPNGNTYRVRVDYSDVSGTLNYTRRHTLFGLNSTTTLGFRNTTTLPSSKSKENAALPITVTPVVGAPVNYPAGTLMRAYEHLGSDTVLHIGNELELTPDLWLTSGLALIHTRREVQVTWPATDDKLDESTWDYAPRIGLRYQLNPEVQLFGNISRSVEPPHAWSMIWSSPLRFPANNQPYASRQRAPISMDNQTATTFEVGGRGESALGQWELTYYYSQVRHELLTVEIEPNVFAESNASPTVHQGIEAGLTSPLWQGGAAGALSLRQAYTFSDFHYRDDDAFGDNRLPGLPRHYYQAELRYDHPSGFYAGLNTQYAAKVAVDYANSYYADAYATFGATLGYASPKDDWQAWLDLRNLTDKRYAATVMPGYDDNGADVARSTPGEGFGVYTGVSWSWL; translated from the coding sequence ATGCTGCCCCTGCCGTTTTCCCGCCAACCTGCCCGCCTCACCCTGCTCGCCCTCGCCTGCCTGAGCGGCCACAGCGCCTTCGCCGAAGAGCCCGTGCAGCTCGATTCGCTGCAGATCAGCGGCGTCCAGATGAGCGAAGTGGAGGCCGCGCGCGAGGAGCTCAAACGCGTGCCGGGCGCGACCAATGTGGTCGATATGGCCAAGGTCGAGCAGGGCCGCGTGGCCGGCGTCGCCGACGTGCTGGCCTACCAGCCGGGCGTCTACGCCCAATCCCCCGGCAACGAAGGCGTGAAGATCAGTGTGCGGGGTTCAGGCATCAACCGTGGCCCCGGCTCGCATGCCTCCGGCACCCATATCATGCTCGACGGCCTGCCACTGACCGGCCCCGGCGGCACGCCCTACGAACTGCTGGAACCGCTGTGGATAAGTCGCGCCGAAGTGCTGCGCGGCGCCAATGGCTTCGACCGTGGTTCGCTGGCCCTGGGCGGCGCCATCGACTACATCACCCATACCGGCTACACCGCGCCCAAGCTGCAACTGCGCTATGAAGCGGGCAGCCGTGGCTACCAGAAGCGCAGCATCGCCTCCGGCCAGGTGCTGGGCGATTTCGACTACTACCTCGCCCTGACCGACAGCGAAACCGACGGCTATCAGGATCACTCCTCGGGCAAGGGCAAAGGTATCGCCGGCAACTTCGGCTACCGCCTCAACGAGAACCTGGAAACGCGCTTCTACCTGCGTTACCGCGAGACCGAGCACGAAGTACCGGGCCGCCTGAAAAAGGAAGACATCAAACACAACCCTCGCGCTGCTGCTGCCAACAACCTGCGGATCGATGCTTACCGTGACCAACCTGGCAGCACCTGGCTGGCCAACAAGACCACCTGGCAGATCGACGATGACTCCACCCTGGTGGCGGGCCTGGCTTATCACCATTACCCGATGGATATCGTCGAGAACAGCTCGCCCAACGGCAACACCTACCGGGTTCGCGTGGACTACAGCGACGTCAGCGGCACGCTGAATTACACCCGCCGACACACCCTGTTCGGTCTTAACAGCACCACGACCCTGGGTTTCCGTAACACCACCACGCTGCCAAGCAGCAAGTCGAAGGAGAATGCCGCGTTACCGATCACAGTGACACCTGTTGTCGGCGCTCCGGTGAACTACCCAGCCGGCACCCTGATGCGCGCTTACGAACACCTGGGTTCGGACACCGTGCTGCATATCGGCAACGAGCTGGAGCTCACGCCCGATCTGTGGCTGACCAGCGGCCTGGCGCTGATCCATACCCGCCGCGAAGTGCAGGTGACCTGGCCAGCCACCGACGACAAGCTCGACGAAAGCACTTGGGACTACGCACCGCGCATCGGCCTACGCTACCAGCTCAATCCCGAAGTACAGCTATTCGGCAATATCAGCCGCTCGGTGGAACCTCCACATGCCTGGTCGATGATCTGGAGCTCGCCATTACGCTTCCCGGCCAATAACCAGCCGTACGCTTCTCGCCAACGCGCACCGATCTCGATGGACAACCAGACCGCCACCACCTTCGAGGTAGGCGGCCGCGGCGAGTCCGCACTGGGCCAGTGGGAGCTGACCTACTACTACTCGCAGGTGCGCCACGAACTGCTTACCGTCGAGATCGAGCCCAACGTCTTCGCCGAATCCAACGCCAGCCCTACCGTACACCAAGGCATCGAAGCCGGCCTGACCAGCCCGCTGTGGCAAGGCGGCGCCGCCGGCGCCCTGAGCCTGCGCCAGGCCTACACCTTCAGCGACTTCCACTACCGCGACGACGATGCCTTCGGCGACAACCGCCTACCCGGCCTGCCGCGCCACTACTACCAGGCCGAGCTGCGCTACGACCACCCGAGCGGCTTCTACGCCGGCCTCAACACCCAGTACGCCGCCAAGGTCGCCGTGGACTACGCCAATTCCTATTACGCCGATGCTTACGCCACCTTCGGCGCCACCCTCGGCTACGCCTCGCCGAAGGACGACTGGCAAGCCTGGCTCGACCTGCGCAACCTGACCGACAAACGCTA
- a CDS encoding carboxymuconolactone decarboxylase family protein codes for MNTMSQRLDYFALSPKASGKYAEFSMLLTRSPFLAPLAHLVMLRASQLNGCAFCVDMHVKEAKLHGDRELRLHHVAVWRESPLFSAQERAALEWTEALTQLSAHGVSDAIYASVREQFSEQELSELSFLVIAINGWNRLNVAFRTVPGSADKQFGLDKAGLA; via the coding sequence ATGAACACCATGAGCCAGCGCCTCGACTACTTCGCACTCTCCCCCAAGGCTTCCGGCAAATACGCCGAATTTTCCATGCTGCTGACCCGCAGCCCCTTTCTTGCGCCGCTGGCCCATCTGGTCATGCTGCGCGCCTCGCAGCTCAACGGCTGCGCCTTCTGCGTCGACATGCACGTGAAGGAAGCGAAACTGCATGGCGACCGCGAACTGCGCCTGCACCATGTCGCCGTGTGGCGCGAGTCGCCGCTGTTCTCGGCACAGGAGCGCGCCGCACTGGAATGGACGGAAGCCCTGACCCAGCTATCGGCGCACGGCGTGTCCGATGCCATCTACGCCAGCGTGCGAGAGCAGTTCTCCGAGCAGGAGCTGTCGGAGCTGAGCTTTCTGGTGATCGCCATCAATGGCTGGAACCGCCTCAACGTTGCATTCCGCACTGTGCCGGGCTCCGCCGACAAGCAGTTTGGCCTGGACAAGGCGGGCCTGGCCTGA
- a CDS encoding AraC family transcriptional regulator encodes MTVFTCGQLNDVAHTLGGNLHFQRELPGEQPVLDGEQQVQVLSEGLVLYFSHSRDLVDASSDNRLAPGITAAFLLQGEAEVSLPRQRLHFDARPGGQRAMLVNLTDSDQFQRHWRNGREETKVCLSITPDWLQQFALGSQLRSDALLRFSRSHWHNLPWQPSVDILQRAHQLLERDATLPPLLQRLQRESFALELASDILRGIDAPPEKRFGSHLERCLLRLKEWLDSGEADTLSIADMARQLGTNPVDLQNAFRSRNGITIAAYLRRQRLARAYHAMRQQGLSVEEAASLAGYEHLSSFSAAFKRAYGFPPSQARR; translated from the coding sequence ATGACGGTCTTCACCTGCGGCCAGCTCAACGATGTCGCCCACACCCTGGGCGGCAACCTGCATTTCCAGCGCGAACTGCCGGGCGAACAGCCGGTGCTCGACGGCGAGCAACAGGTGCAGGTGCTGAGCGAAGGCCTGGTGCTGTACTTCAGCCACAGCCGCGACCTGGTCGACGCCAGCAGCGACAACCGCCTGGCACCGGGCATCACCGCCGCCTTCCTGCTGCAGGGCGAGGCCGAAGTCAGCCTGCCGCGCCAGCGCCTGCACTTCGACGCCCGCCCCGGCGGCCAGCGCGCCATGCTGGTCAACCTCACCGATAGCGACCAGTTCCAGCGCCATTGGCGCAACGGCCGCGAAGAAACCAAGGTGTGCCTGAGCATCACTCCGGATTGGCTGCAGCAGTTCGCCCTCGGCAGCCAACTGCGCAGCGACGCCCTACTGCGCTTCAGCCGCAGCCACTGGCACAACCTGCCCTGGCAGCCCTCGGTGGATATCCTCCAGCGCGCCCATCAGTTGCTCGAGCGTGACGCGACCCTGCCGCCGCTGCTGCAGCGCCTGCAACGCGAGAGCTTCGCCCTGGAACTGGCCAGCGACATCCTGCGCGGCATCGATGCGCCGCCGGAGAAACGCTTCGGCAGCCATCTGGAACGCTGCCTGCTACGCCTGAAGGAGTGGCTGGACAGTGGCGAGGCCGACACCTTGAGCATCGCCGACATGGCGCGTCAGCTCGGCACGAATCCGGTCGACCTGCAGAACGCCTTCCGCAGCCGCAACGGCATCACCATCGCCGCCTACCTGCGCCGCCAGCGCCTGGCCCGCGCTTATCACGCCATGCGCCAGCAGGGCCTGTCAGTGGAAGAAGCCGCCAGCCTGGCCGGTTACGAACACCTCAGCAGCTTCAGCGCCGCCTTCAAGCGCGCGTACGGATTTCCGCCGTCGCAGGCACGGCGCTGA
- a CDS encoding MFS transporter gives MQRPSEQVPVTRLALAVIVVLYLAHALPLYFFNVAMPAILRSQGVDLRWIGMLSLLYVPWAFKFLWAPLVDRHYLHSLGRRRTWLWLTQAALVVGILLLALTGLEHGLLLFVLVSLWISTFAATQDIAIDGYTVESLASEDHRLGSMAQSIGVALGSMFGGAGVLWLYQVVGWQSALLTLAGLSALTMLAVARVDDRLPAQSEAAKPGFIATFKRPEIRWALLLILVYRLVEAPAMAMLTPMLVDRQWSLTQIGLLMSVAGASVGLLAAVAAARLLQRQRAATLLLRAGWLRSLAYLAVAGLLLSGLADGSPLWLGAMVLVLLAIRYLAMTSLYALFMQLCSRQQAGTDFTVLVCFELLVFFVGGSLSGFLAKGLGYETYYLLLGALSVLSVLLCKPIVRSIQAGSGNH, from the coding sequence ATGCAGCGTCCGTCTGAGCAGGTGCCGGTGACCCGGCTGGCGTTGGCGGTAATCGTGGTGCTGTACCTGGCCCACGCCCTGCCGCTGTACTTCTTCAATGTGGCGATGCCGGCCATTCTGCGTAGCCAGGGTGTCGACCTGCGCTGGATCGGCATGCTCTCGCTGCTGTACGTCCCCTGGGCGTTCAAGTTTCTCTGGGCGCCGCTGGTCGACCGGCATTACCTGCACAGCCTCGGCCGGCGTCGTACCTGGCTGTGGCTGACCCAGGCGGCGTTGGTGGTCGGCATCCTGCTGCTGGCGCTGACCGGCCTGGAGCACGGCCTGCTGCTGTTCGTGCTGGTGAGCCTGTGGATATCCACCTTCGCCGCCACCCAGGACATCGCCATCGACGGTTACACCGTGGAGTCGCTGGCCAGCGAGGATCATCGTCTGGGCAGCATGGCGCAGAGCATCGGCGTGGCTCTGGGCAGCATGTTCGGCGGTGCCGGCGTGTTGTGGCTGTACCAGGTGGTCGGCTGGCAGAGCGCGCTGTTGACGTTGGCCGGCCTGAGTGCCCTGACCATGCTGGCAGTGGCGCGGGTCGATGACCGCCTGCCGGCGCAGTCCGAGGCGGCCAAGCCGGGCTTCATCGCCACCTTCAAGCGCCCGGAGATCCGCTGGGCGCTGCTGCTGATCCTGGTCTATCGCCTGGTCGAGGCGCCGGCCATGGCCATGCTTACGCCGATGCTGGTGGATCGGCAGTGGTCGTTGACGCAGATCGGCCTGCTGATGTCTGTAGCCGGCGCCAGCGTCGGGCTGCTTGCCGCCGTGGCGGCTGCGCGCCTATTGCAGCGCCAGCGTGCGGCGACCCTGCTGCTGCGCGCCGGCTGGCTGCGCAGCCTGGCCTACCTGGCGGTCGCCGGGCTGCTGCTCAGCGGCCTGGCCGACGGTTCACCGCTGTGGCTCGGCGCCATGGTGCTGGTGCTCCTGGCCATCCGCTACCTGGCGATGACCAGCCTCTACGCCCTGTTCATGCAGCTGTGCTCGCGGCAGCAGGCCGGCACCGACTTCACCGTGCTGGTGTGCTTCGAGCTGCTGGTGTTCTTCGTCGGTGGCTCGCTGTCGGGCTTCCTCGCCAAGGGCCTGGGCTACGAAACCTACTACCTGCTGCTGGGCGCGCTGTCAGTGCTCAGCGTCCTGCTCTGCAAACCTATCGTCCGGTCGATCCAGGCCGGCTCCGGCAATCATTGA
- a CDS encoding TonB-dependent receptor, which yields MRHLSASMQITLLSLAVSGALHAQADDTTTSQIKELGPMVVTATRSAKSIAEIAGTVYSIERELVAEQAAAGRSTADILGQLVPSLAPSSGTTSNYGMTMRGRTVQVMIDGVPLTGSRDGSRQLNSISPAMIERIEVISGATSIYGAGATGGLINIITRNADDETSDFSSRIGLRTPGKAARDAMAYEASQTAAFHQGAVSGFAGLSFTKQGEIRDADGDRIGPEISQTDRQDTTSFDLNGRLTWHLDDDQQLSAGVRYYNDEQDSDYGPDYGPNLSALLVSNYQPSHNAVDGLQLDDQPRTRHYGANVQYLNRDLLGGQQLTAEAYYRKEKSRWFPFASRVANAATPGAIDVVMQSSTDIDVWGVRTALQKGFELAGRDLQLTYGLDHEREQDSQNAQFYDLWGAFVPSNGLNYRETYSAAMGPDVEVSKTGAFLQGDYQLTERLSLQAGVRRETIRNEVDDSIPYGEAVTAATVAGYQARTLEGGNVRHSETLFNLGAVYALTDTQQLFANFSQGFSLPDTQRMLRDVPASFVIDSSSIDSIKVNNYELGWRLGDASGLNAGVTAFYNTSDKVVQFNRDFSVSVADTDERVWGAEGNLQVPVVEGWTLGGTLAYTRGQYKDAAGNWRELNAFRVSPLKATVYSDWRFLDGYGVRLQALTVGGSDRAYDDAQSAAISPTIRATPATKIQGYTVVDLIAHAPWLGGEVGFGVYNLANRDYKTVYGQQAEATYGAISSLPAAGRTFGLSYSVQY from the coding sequence ATGAGGCATCTTTCGGCATCCATGCAGATCACCTTGCTCAGCCTGGCGGTGAGCGGTGCGCTCCACGCGCAGGCCGACGACACCACGACCAGCCAGATCAAGGAGCTCGGCCCGATGGTGGTCACCGCCACCCGCTCGGCCAAGAGCATCGCCGAGATCGCCGGTACGGTGTACAGCATCGAGCGCGAGCTGGTTGCCGAACAGGCCGCAGCCGGGCGCTCCACCGCCGATATCCTCGGCCAGCTCGTGCCTTCCTTGGCGCCGAGCAGCGGCACTACCAGCAACTACGGCATGACCATGCGCGGGCGCACCGTGCAGGTGATGATCGACGGCGTACCGCTGACCGGCTCGCGTGACGGTTCGCGCCAGCTCAACAGCATCAGCCCGGCGATGATCGAGCGCATCGAGGTGATCTCCGGTGCCACCAGCATCTACGGCGCTGGCGCCACCGGCGGCCTGATCAACATCATCACGCGTAACGCCGACGATGAAACCAGCGACTTCAGCAGCCGCATCGGCCTACGTACTCCTGGCAAGGCCGCCCGTGACGCCATGGCCTACGAGGCCTCGCAGACCGCTGCCTTCCACCAGGGTGCGGTCAGCGGTTTCGCCGGCCTGAGCTTCACCAAGCAGGGCGAGATTCGCGATGCCGACGGTGATCGCATCGGCCCGGAAATCTCCCAGACCGACCGTCAGGACACCACCAGCTTCGACCTCAACGGACGCCTGACCTGGCACCTGGACGATGACCAGCAGTTGAGCGCTGGCGTGCGCTATTACAACGACGAGCAGGACAGCGACTACGGCCCGGATTACGGCCCCAACCTGTCGGCTTTGCTGGTCTCGAACTACCAGCCCAGCCACAACGCGGTGGATGGCCTGCAGCTCGACGATCAGCCGCGCACCCGCCACTACGGCGCCAATGTGCAGTACCTCAACCGCGACCTGCTGGGTGGCCAGCAACTGACCGCCGAGGCTTACTACCGCAAGGAAAAATCGCGCTGGTTCCCGTTCGCCAGTCGTGTGGCGAATGCAGCAACGCCCGGTGCTATCGATGTTGTGATGCAGTCGAGCACCGACATCGACGTCTGGGGCGTACGCACCGCCTTGCAGAAAGGCTTCGAACTGGCCGGGCGCGATCTGCAACTGACCTATGGCCTGGATCATGAGCGCGAGCAGGACAGCCAGAACGCTCAGTTCTACGATTTGTGGGGTGCTTTCGTTCCCAGTAATGGCCTTAACTACCGCGAGACCTACAGTGCTGCGATGGGCCCGGACGTGGAAGTGAGCAAGACCGGCGCGTTCCTGCAAGGCGACTACCAGCTCACCGAACGCCTCAGTCTGCAGGCCGGCGTTCGCCGCGAAACCATCCGCAACGAAGTGGACGATTCCATCCCCTATGGCGAGGCAGTGACCGCCGCCACCGTGGCCGGCTACCAGGCGCGCACCCTGGAAGGTGGCAACGTGCGCCACAGCGAAACCCTGTTCAACCTCGGGGCGGTGTATGCACTGACCGACACTCAGCAACTGTTCGCCAACTTCTCCCAGGGCTTCAGCCTGCCCGACACCCAGCGCATGCTGCGCGACGTGCCGGCCAGCTTCGTCATCGATAGCAGCAGCATCGATTCGATCAAGGTCAACAACTACGAACTGGGCTGGCGCCTGGGTGATGCCAGCGGCCTGAACGCCGGGGTGACCGCGTTCTACAACACCTCCGACAAGGTGGTGCAGTTCAACCGCGATTTCAGCGTCTCGGTGGCCGACACCGACGAGCGCGTATGGGGCGCCGAAGGCAACCTGCAGGTGCCGGTGGTCGAGGGCTGGACGCTGGGCGGTACCCTGGCCTACACCCGTGGCCAGTACAAGGACGCTGCCGGCAACTGGCGCGAGCTCAATGCCTTCCGCGTCTCGCCGCTGAAGGCCACTGTCTACAGCGACTGGCGCTTCCTCGATGGCTATGGCGTGCGTCTGCAGGCGCTCACCGTGGGCGGCAGTGACCGCGCCTATGACGACGCTCAGTCCGCAGCGATCAGCCCGACCATCCGCGCCACCCCGGCGACCAAGATCCAGGGCTATACCGTGGTCGACCTGATCGCTCACGCGCCCTGGCTGGGCGGCGAGGTTGGCTTCGGCGTCTACAACCTGGCCAACCGCGACTACAAGACCGTCTACGGTCAGCAGGCCGAGGCCACCTACGGCGCCATCTCCAGCCTGCCGGCAGCCGGTCGTACCTTTGGCCTCAGCTACTCGGTGCAGTACTGA
- a CDS encoding MFS transporter yields the protein MNAAAHGQQVSPATLHKVIAASAIGNFVEWFDFAVYGFLAVTIASLFFPPGNPTLALLQTFAVFAVSFALRPLGGIVFGILGDRIGRKRVLSITVLLMAGATTLIGLLPTYASIGLFAPLLLALARCLQGFSAGGEYAGACAFVMEHAPTEQKARYGSFVPVSTFMAFACAAGLVFGMGFWLDEAQMQAWGWRVPFLIAAPLGLVGLYMRLRLDESPAFQALAAQPHPEHSPLRETLREHGGTVLCLSAFISATALSFYMFTTYLTTYMQVVGGAARPTALLASLIALFFAALLCPFVGRYSDRVGRRRTILTAGVALIVAVYPAFTLAASGTLLTSALGAMLLAVGAVICGVVTAVLLSEQFPTRVRYTASAFTYNLAYTIFGGTAPLIATWLIEATGNRMSPAYYLIAIALLALAGGLALPESSKRPLSYQR from the coding sequence ATGAACGCCGCAGCCCACGGTCAACAGGTCAGCCCGGCCACCTTGCACAAGGTGATCGCCGCCTCGGCCATCGGCAACTTCGTCGAGTGGTTCGACTTCGCCGTCTACGGTTTCCTCGCCGTGACCATCGCCTCACTGTTCTTCCCCCCGGGCAACCCGACCCTGGCGCTGCTGCAGACCTTCGCGGTGTTCGCCGTGTCATTCGCCCTGCGCCCACTGGGCGGCATCGTCTTCGGCATCCTCGGCGACCGCATCGGCCGCAAGCGCGTGCTGTCGATCACCGTGCTGTTGATGGCCGGCGCCACCACACTGATCGGCCTGCTGCCGACCTACGCCAGCATCGGCCTGTTCGCCCCGCTGCTGCTAGCCCTGGCGCGCTGCCTGCAAGGCTTCTCCGCCGGCGGCGAGTATGCCGGCGCCTGTGCCTTCGTCATGGAACACGCACCCACCGAGCAGAAGGCGCGCTATGGCAGCTTCGTGCCGGTCTCGACCTTCATGGCATTCGCCTGCGCCGCCGGTCTGGTGTTCGGCATGGGTTTCTGGCTGGACGAAGCACAGATGCAGGCCTGGGGCTGGCGCGTACCGTTCCTGATCGCCGCGCCACTGGGCCTGGTCGGCCTGTACATGCGCCTGCGCCTGGACGAGTCGCCGGCCTTCCAGGCCCTGGCTGCCCAGCCTCACCCTGAACATTCGCCGCTGCGCGAAACCCTGCGTGAGCACGGCGGCACCGTGCTCTGCCTGTCGGCGTTCATCTCGGCTACGGCGCTGTCGTTCTACATGTTCACCACGTATCTCACCACCTACATGCAGGTGGTCGGCGGCGCAGCGCGGCCAACTGCCTTGCTGGCCAGCCTGATCGCGCTGTTCTTCGCCGCCCTGTTGTGCCCCTTCGTCGGGCGCTATTCGGATCGCGTCGGGCGCCGCCGCACCATCCTCACCGCCGGAGTGGCGTTGATCGTCGCGGTGTATCCGGCCTTCACCCTGGCTGCCTCGGGCACCCTGTTGACTTCAGCCCTGGGCGCCATGCTGTTGGCAGTGGGTGCAGTGATCTGTGGCGTGGTAACGGCGGTGTTGCTGTCCGAGCAGTTCCCCACCCGGGTGCGCTACACCGCCTCGGCCTTCACCTACAACCTGGCCTACACCATCTTCGGCGGCACCGCGCCGCTGATCGCCACCTGGCTGATCGAGGCGACCGGCAACCGCATGTCGCCGGCCTACTACCTGATCGCCATCGCCCTGCTGGCCCTGGCCGGCGGCCTGGCGCTGCCGGAGTCGTCGAAGCGGCCGCTGAGCTACCAGCGCTGA
- a CDS encoding LysR family transcriptional regulator produces MLNRMEMIRIFCSAADCSNFREAATRLGVSPQAVTRAIKALEEELGEILFHRNTRQVHITAFGEAYALRARQMLEDFDALFRGHRAEAESAIAGRIGITAPQAIGKRFLVGFLQPLLKQHPQLVLNLRLEDEITDAVEAQIDIGIRVGFLRDSRYVARALAPVPLQVVATPELIAATGQPRSLDELQERPLSVLIDRKNGRPWPWTFAHGPSLHPPAPALVCDDPEAELEAVLAGLAYGQLPAYLAQPYLESGRLQAVLTEQAPDPWQLFIYRPQQGPVPPRVRLVFDHLRACFSDPAQFPQG; encoded by the coding sequence ATGCTCAATCGCATGGAGATGATCCGCATCTTCTGCAGCGCAGCCGACTGCAGCAATTTCCGCGAGGCAGCGACTCGGCTCGGGGTTTCGCCGCAGGCGGTGACCCGCGCGATCAAGGCGCTGGAGGAAGAACTCGGCGAGATTCTGTTTCACCGCAACACCCGCCAGGTGCACATCACCGCCTTCGGCGAGGCCTATGCGCTGCGCGCCCGGCAGATGCTGGAGGATTTCGATGCGCTGTTTCGCGGCCATCGCGCCGAGGCCGAATCGGCCATCGCCGGGCGCATCGGCATCACCGCGCCGCAAGCCATCGGCAAGCGCTTTCTGGTGGGCTTCCTGCAACCCTTGCTCAAGCAGCACCCGCAACTGGTGCTGAACCTGCGCCTGGAGGACGAGATCACCGATGCGGTGGAAGCGCAGATCGACATCGGCATCCGCGTCGGCTTCCTGCGTGACAGCCGCTACGTCGCTCGCGCCCTGGCGCCAGTGCCGTTGCAGGTGGTGGCCACGCCGGAACTGATCGCTGCCACCGGCCAGCCGCGCAGCCTCGATGAGCTGCAAGAGCGGCCGCTGTCGGTGCTGATCGACCGCAAGAACGGTCGCCCCTGGCCGTGGACGTTCGCCCATGGCCCCAGCCTGCATCCACCCGCGCCAGCGCTGGTGTGTGACGACCCCGAAGCCGAGCTGGAAGCCGTGCTCGCCGGCCTGGCCTACGGCCAGTTGCCCGCCTACCTGGCGCAACCGTATCTGGAGAGCGGCCGCCTGCAAGCGGTGCTGACCGAGCAGGCGCCCGATCCCTGGCAACTGTTCATCTACCGCCCACAGCAGGGCCCGGTGCCGCCAAGGGTGCGCCTGGTGTTCGATCACCTGCGCGCCTGCTTCTCCGACCCAGCGCAGTTTCCCCAGGGCTGA
- a CDS encoding SDR family oxidoreductase translates to MSNNISGKVVVITGASSGLGEATARHLSKLGAKVVLAARRKERLEQLVSELVAAGGEAVAYTTDVARADEVKALIQGALDTFGRVDVLVNNAGYMAIAPLSDVRVEEWERMIDINIKGVLYGIAAALPVFQQQNAGHFINIASVAGIKVFSPGGTVYSGTKFAVRAISEGLRHEVGGSIRTTTIEPGAVDSELKFGSSHQQSRDFVVDFYKQAIPAESVARAIAFAIEQPADVDINEIVLRPTVQEF, encoded by the coding sequence ATGAGCAACAACATTTCCGGCAAGGTCGTGGTCATCACTGGCGCCAGCAGCGGCCTGGGCGAAGCGACCGCCCGCCACCTGAGCAAGCTGGGCGCCAAGGTGGTGCTGGCCGCACGGCGCAAGGAGCGTCTCGAGCAACTGGTCAGCGAACTGGTTGCCGCTGGCGGCGAGGCCGTGGCCTACACCACCGACGTGGCTCGCGCCGACGAGGTCAAGGCGCTGATCCAGGGCGCGCTGGACACCTTCGGTCGCGTCGACGTGCTGGTCAACAACGCCGGCTACATGGCCATCGCGCCGCTGAGCGACGTGCGTGTCGAGGAGTGGGAGCGCATGATCGACATCAACATCAAGGGCGTGCTGTACGGCATTGCCGCGGCGCTGCCGGTGTTCCAACAGCAGAACGCCGGGCATTTCATCAACATCGCCTCGGTCGCCGGGATCAAGGTGTTCAGCCCAGGTGGCACCGTCTACAGCGGCACCAAGTTCGCCGTACGGGCCATCTCCGAGGGCCTGCGACATGAAGTGGGCGGCAGCATTCGCACCACCACCATCGAACCGGGCGCGGTGGATTCGGAGCTGAAGTTCGGCAGCTCGCACCAGCAAAGCCGCGACTTCGTCGTCGACTTCTACAAACAGGCGATACCGGCGGAATCGGTGGCCCGCGCCATCGCATTCGCCATCGAGCAGCCGGCCGATGTCGACATCAACGAGATCGTCCTGCGCCCGACCGTGCAGGAGTTCTGA
- a CDS encoding flavin reductase family protein, giving the protein MNASIRPVDLAKAYRLLNHGPTVLVSARHQAVDNVMAAAWCCALDFDPPKLTVVLDKATRTRTLIEGSGLFAIQVPTVAQLQLTQAVGNASLADDPAKLSHAGVELFAMKGHDLPLVAGCSAWLVCRLIDEPHNQQAYDLFIGEVIAAWADERVFRDGRWHFETADPSLRSLHHVAGGHYYAIGEALKA; this is encoded by the coding sequence ATGAACGCGTCGATCCGTCCCGTCGACCTGGCCAAGGCCTACCGTTTGCTCAACCACGGGCCGACCGTGCTGGTATCTGCTCGCCATCAGGCTGTGGATAACGTCATGGCGGCGGCCTGGTGCTGCGCCCTGGACTTCGACCCGCCGAAGCTCACCGTGGTGCTGGACAAGGCCACCCGCACCCGCACGCTGATCGAAGGCAGTGGCCTGTTCGCCATCCAGGTGCCGACCGTGGCGCAACTGCAACTGACCCAGGCAGTGGGTAACGCCAGCCTGGCCGATGATCCGGCCAAGCTGTCCCATGCCGGCGTCGAGCTGTTCGCGATGAAAGGTCATGATCTGCCGCTGGTGGCGGGCTGCTCGGCCTGGCTGGTCTGTCGGCTGATCGATGAACCGCACAACCAGCAGGCTTACGACCTGTTCATCGGCGAGGTGATCGCGGCCTGGGCCGATGAGCGCGTATTTCGCGACGGTCGTTGGCATTTCGAAACGGCCGACCCGAGCCTGCGCAGCCTGCATCACGTGGCGGGCGGGCATTACTACGCGATTGGCGAGGCGCTGAAGGCCTGA